In Helicobacter colisuis, one genomic interval encodes:
- the ilvN gene encoding acetolactate synthase small subunit, giving the protein MEIKRVITVTVLNEHGVLSRISGLFAGRGYNIESLTVAPIFDTNLSRITITTQGDKKVLEQILKQLHKLIPVLKVLEDEQIIEQESVLVKFSNKESLSELSAIFTSYNGKLLEVNEKYAIFMACDCHMRINGLLQAIQTYKPKDITRSGISAIEVN; this is encoded by the coding sequence ATGGAGATTAAACGCGTTATTACCGTAACGGTTTTAAATGAACATGGGGTATTATCAAGAATTAGTGGATTATTTGCAGGGCGCGGATATAATATCGAATCACTCACTGTTGCACCCATTTTTGATACCAATCTTTCTAGGATAACCATCACAACACAGGGAGATAAAAAAGTATTAGAACAGATTCTAAAACAACTCCACAAACTTATCCCTGTGTTAAAAGTTTTAGAAGATGAGCAAATTATTGAGCAAGAATCAGTGCTTGTAAAATTTTCCAATAAAGAATCCCTTAGCGAACTCTCGGCTATTTTTACAAGTTACAATGGAAAATTGCTAGAAGTGAATGAAAAATACGCAATTTTTATGGCTTGTGATTGCCATATGCGAATCAATGGCTTACTCCAAGCTATCCAAACCTATAAACCAAAAGACATTACAAGAAGCGGTATTTCAGCCATTGAAGTCAATTAA
- a CDS encoding acetolactate synthase large subunit, with translation MQLNGSEMVIHALKNEGVKVVFGYPGGAALNIYDEIYKQNFFEHILTRHEQAAVHAADGYARASGEVGVAIVTSGPGFTNAVTGIATAYMDSIPLVIISGQVPTSLIGTDAFQEIDAVGISRPCTKHNFLVKDIQELPRILKEAFYIARSGRPGPVHIDLPKDISATIGEFNYPSEIKLQTYKPTYKGNPRQIKKVAQAIKESKKPLLYLGGGCVASKSANLIKEFCEITHIPVVETLMARGIMPYNHPDLLGMVGMHGSYVANMAMSETDLIIALGARFDDRVTGKLSEFAKYAQIVHVDIDPSSISKIVDVTYPIVGDISSVLEELLGLVKEDYEVKNILAWRETLGRYDKLHPLSYEDSEEILKPQWVIKKIGEILGKEAFISTDVGQHQMWAAQFYPFSFPRQFITSGGLGTMGFGLPAAMGAKKAFPDKTSINISGDGSILMNIQELMTCLASQIPVINVVLNNNYLGMVRQWQTFFYENRYSETDLQLQPDFVKLAESFGGVGFVIHTKEEFIQCLNKAINSNKPALLDVRIDRFENVLPMVPTGGALFNMMLEYKE, from the coding sequence ATGCAATTAAATGGCTCTGAAATGGTTATCCACGCCCTTAAAAATGAGGGCGTAAAGGTAGTCTTTGGTTATCCTGGTGGTGCGGCTTTAAATATTTATGATGAGATTTATAAGCAAAATTTCTTTGAACATATTCTCACACGCCACGAACAAGCTGCAGTTCATGCTGCTGATGGTTATGCTAGGGCAAGTGGAGAAGTGGGTGTAGCTATCGTAACAAGCGGACCTGGCTTTACAAACGCTGTTACAGGAATCGCAACAGCTTATATGGATTCAATCCCTCTTGTCATTATTAGCGGTCAAGTCCCAACAAGCCTTATTGGGACAGATGCTTTTCAAGAAATAGATGCTGTGGGAATCTCTCGCCCCTGCACCAAACACAATTTTCTTGTTAAAGACATTCAAGAGCTACCGCGAATCCTAAAAGAAGCTTTTTATATCGCTAGAAGTGGGCGTCCTGGTCCGGTGCATATTGACTTGCCCAAAGACATTAGTGCAACAATTGGAGAATTCAACTATCCAAGTGAAATCAAGCTCCAAACCTATAAACCAACCTACAAGGGCAATCCACGCCAAATCAAGAAAGTAGCTCAAGCCATCAAAGAATCCAAAAAGCCACTTTTATACCTTGGTGGAGGCTGTGTGGCTTCAAAAAGTGCAAATCTCATCAAAGAATTCTGTGAAATCACTCATATTCCAGTTGTTGAAACGCTTATGGCAAGAGGGATAATGCCCTATAATCACCCTGATTTGTTAGGAATGGTGGGAATGCATGGAAGCTATGTTGCTAATATGGCAATGAGCGAAACTGATCTTATTATCGCGCTTGGAGCGAGGTTTGATGATAGGGTAACAGGAAAGCTAAGCGAATTTGCCAAATATGCACAAATCGTGCATGTCGATATTGATCCAAGTAGCATTAGCAAAATCGTTGATGTTACCTATCCTATTGTTGGGGATATTAGCAGTGTTTTAGAAGAGCTTTTAGGATTAGTCAAAGAAGATTATGAAGTTAAAAATATTCTTGCTTGGAGAGAGACACTAGGGCGCTATGACAAACTTCATCCTTTAAGCTATGAAGATTCTGAAGAGATTTTAAAACCCCAGTGGGTTATTAAAAAAATAGGTGAAATTCTAGGCAAAGAAGCATTTATCTCTACTGATGTTGGGCAGCATCAAATGTGGGCAGCGCAATTTTATCCCTTTAGCTTTCCTCGCCAATTTATCACAAGTGGCGGTTTAGGGACTATGGGCTTTGGTCTGCCTGCTGCAATGGGAGCTAAAAAGGCATTTCCAGACAAAACTTCCATTAATATTAGTGGAGATGGAAGTATTTTGATGAATATTCAAGAGCTAATGACCTGTTTAGCAAGTCAGATTCCTGTAATCAATGTTGTTTTAAACAATAATTATTTAGGTATGGTAAGGCAGTGGCAAACTTTCTTTTATGAAAATCGCTATTCAGAAACTGATTTGCAACTCCAGCCAGATTTTGTCAAACTTGCCGAATCTTTTGGCGGAGTCGGATTTGTCATTCATACCAAAGAAGAATTTATCCAATGTCTTAATAAAGCTATTAACTCCAACAAACCTGCTTTGCTTGATGTGCGAATTGATCGCTTTGAAAATGTCTTGCCCATGGTGCCAACTGGTGGAGCATTGTTTAATATGATGTTAGAGTATAAGGAGTAA